The Halomicronema hongdechloris C2206 genome includes a window with the following:
- a CDS encoding nickel-binding protein produces the protein MARIVVETTYDPPISQALWDELVERGMPCLVERNITWKQTYLSCDRKRSICELEAADADTVRAAYQRGDIPYDQIWSADLIETLPATI, from the coding sequence ATGGCGCGAATTGTGGTTGAAACGACCTACGATCCTCCCATCAGTCAGGCGCTGTGGGATGAATTGGTGGAACGGGGCATGCCGTGTCTGGTGGAGCGCAATATCACTTGGAAGCAGACGTATTTGTCGTGCGATCGCAAACGCAGCATCTGTGAACTGGAAGCCGCCGATGCCGACACGGTACGGGCCGCCTACCAGCGGGGAGATATTCCTTACGATCAGATTTGGTCGGCTGATTTAATTGAGACCTTGCCCGCCACGATTTAG
- a CDS encoding transposase produces MEDQLRQWVEPKDQRHLQGFTEMLAAILQSGQACLGKWIPYLDHRGCSARAHLERVSYFLRNEQITAERVYRPLLRHVLPAFAGEAVLLTLDTSLLWNHWCLIEVCLAWGGRSLTLTQQVIEHRSATIRFEQYHGVLECARRALPPGSQVTLLADRGFEHGDLIRWLNRNHWNWSIRVKSDLLVTLAQGRTQPVEALCPPPNQAYLFPNVQVLEDIKAHLATANVPDAQDTWAVLSNQPPSLQTFALYGQRFGGIEPHFKDYKSAAFDLLETGLREAEMLTRLVMLLDAASLIALILGLMLVHAKQRARIDWHGERGLSFLQLGLRELARLCYQRLPLPKLRALTKGHPSPACASRCKREALDCRVEFSKVVVFSS; encoded by the coding sequence CTGGAAGACCAATTACGTCAATGGGTCGAGCCCAAAGACCAACGCCATCTGCAGGGCTTCACTGAAATGCTGGCGGCCATCTTGCAATCTGGCCAGGCCTGCTTGGGGAAATGGATTCCTTACTTGGATCACCGCGGGTGTAGCGCCCGGGCTCACTTGGAACGTGTAAGCTATTTTCTCCGCAATGAGCAGATCACTGCGGAACGGGTCTACCGGCCCTTGTTACGCCATGTGCTGCCCGCGTTTGCTGGGGAAGCTGTCCTGTTGACCTTGGATACGAGTCTGCTGTGGAATCACTGGTGCTTGATAGAGGTGTGCTTGGCTTGGGGCGGGCGGTCGCTCACGCTGACCCAACAGGTAATTGAACATCGCAGTGCCACCATCCGTTTTGAACAATACCACGGGGTGCTGGAGTGCGCCCGTCGAGCCTTACCGCCAGGGAGTCAGGTGACGCTTTTGGCCGACCGAGGCTTTGAACATGGAGACTTGATCCGTTGGCTTAATCGCAATCACTGGAACTGGTCGATTCGCGTCAAGTCAGACTTGCTGGTCACCCTGGCCCAGGGGCGAACTCAACCCGTCGAGGCCCTCTGTCCACCGCCGAATCAGGCGTATCTCTTCCCCAACGTGCAGGTGCTTGAAGATATCAAGGCGCATCTGGCGACGGCCAACGTGCCGGACGCTCAAGACACCTGGGCGGTGTTGTCGAACCAACCTCCCTCGCTACAGACCTTCGCGCTCTATGGCCAGCGGTTCGGTGGGATTGAGCCCCATTTTAAGGATTACAAGTCAGCAGCATTTGACCTCTTGGAGACGGGACTGCGGGAAGCCGAGATGCTGACCCGTTTAGTCATGCTGTTGGACGCCGCCTCGCTCATTGCCCTGATACTTGGCCTGATGCTTGTCCACGCAAAACAGCGGGCTCGGATTGACTGGCATGGGGAGCGGGGGTTGAGTTTTCTGCAACTTGGTCTGCGTGAGTTGGCTCGGCTGTGCTACCAGCGATTACCTCTGCCCAAACTTCGGGCTTTGACCAAAGGCCATCCATCTCCGGCCTGTGCCTCACGCTGTAAACGTGAGGCCTTAGATTGTCGCGTTGAGTTCTCTAAGGTCGTTGTGTTCTCATCTTGA
- a CDS encoding ATP-binding protein has product MVEETPLLQIHLLGDFCIFDQSGTVIDIRLRSQELLAYLILHRHTPQPRRRVAAVLWPDDLESQARTHLRKELHYLRRTFPIIEQIVVITPRTLHWHPQGACQVDLEIFETTLATAEDSKGHGACQKLESALGVYRDDLWPDCEADWLYPERERLRQRHVRALAQTTRRLQELGETAKAITLGRQWLQAAPLDEGGYQTLMALYGEMDDRATALQLYHQCMTALQTELGVSPSATTAELYQRLLVAAEVSDDSLPSSALLAGESIPVPAPLPLAPPTATKALVGRDELFPALEQWLLPTAIRSAPLLLLTGEPGIGKTRLLEALAESASHHHFQPCWGRAFAAEQLRSYGVWIDLLRTVSDTELFSSLREVSTDLRDAPLERLPNRGQLLDAIVQGLRAVTQSEQALLLLFDDIHWLDEASTTLLHYVFRSLGHGPLRIACAARGQELQDNPAISSLLKSLRRANRLQEVAVPPLSPEAVWTLVQPLPNPDPDHPLNPQQIYADSGGNPLFALEAARALTQATSTLPDLIDDRLQRLDQAARDLLPWAAALGRRFDPDTLASAAGYLPMQFLTAIEQLEAQQIVCPVPASQADGDGYYDFAHDLVRQVAYDRLSQPRRRLIHRQLAKILNAQTVDDDLASQVAYHAELADDHALAAQAAAAAAARSLRLFAYKDVIQLVAQGLHHCQFLSRGERLCLSAQLLRTRVLAGMATEESAIVESQLQQLTAELEGLSMPEAELIVQEALNFLHYDQGNLATVHQQSLRALDALPPSPQLQAQSLAANGCCLAEIERDMDRAEAVLLEAQAIAERLGLKLIDVATGLGCIERYRGHYGQARTYLQQALQLAQNQRHFVAQGYALSQLAMTGWDWHQPDIVAVQALVQLAKRLPQGSEGSFAAALMALSAYADDPDATEALDLKLHQLNQLDAQRKLVFIASHACEIALAHHQQAAARRYGTMAQQAAQQVGHPNDLVMTGALQVLTANQAAEQQASWQQLQHNPDINDCRCSARARSLYEQAQRVMQPSMAKRHTLQDSCRRSAVNQTM; this is encoded by the coding sequence ATGGTTGAGGAGACACCGCTCCTACAAATTCATCTGTTGGGCGATTTTTGCATCTTCGATCAAAGCGGTACCGTCATTGACATCCGGTTGCGATCGCAAGAGCTGCTCGCCTATCTGATTCTGCACCGCCATACCCCTCAGCCCCGGCGACGGGTTGCGGCAGTCCTCTGGCCCGATGACCTAGAGAGTCAGGCCCGTACTCATCTTAGGAAAGAGCTCCATTACTTGCGACGAACCTTCCCCATCATTGAGCAGATCGTCGTGATCACCCCTCGGACCCTCCACTGGCATCCTCAAGGGGCCTGCCAGGTGGACCTGGAAATCTTTGAAACCACTTTAGCCACCGCAGAGGACTCCAAAGGCCATGGGGCTTGCCAAAAGCTGGAGTCTGCCCTCGGAGTGTATCGAGATGACCTATGGCCAGACTGTGAGGCCGACTGGCTGTATCCAGAGCGAGAACGGCTGAGACAGCGCCATGTTCGCGCCCTGGCCCAGACGACTCGACGGCTGCAAGAGCTGGGGGAAACGGCGAAAGCGATTACCCTGGGCCGACAGTGGTTACAGGCTGCCCCCCTAGACGAAGGCGGCTATCAAACGCTGATGGCGCTCTATGGAGAGATGGACGATCGCGCCACGGCCCTACAGCTCTACCACCAATGCATGACCGCGTTGCAAACCGAACTGGGGGTATCACCGAGCGCGACGACGGCTGAGCTCTATCAGCGGTTGCTGGTGGCTGCAGAGGTCAGCGACGATTCCCTGCCTTCGTCAGCTCTGCTCGCTGGAGAATCCATTCCCGTGCCCGCCCCCCTGCCCCTAGCGCCCCCCACTGCCACTAAAGCGTTGGTCGGCCGCGACGAGCTGTTCCCCGCCTTAGAACAATGGCTGTTACCCACTGCCATAAGGTCTGCCCCCCTCTTGCTCCTAACGGGAGAACCAGGCATTGGCAAGACCCGTTTGCTGGAGGCGCTGGCTGAGAGTGCAAGCCACCATCATTTTCAGCCGTGCTGGGGTCGGGCCTTTGCTGCCGAGCAGCTGCGTTCCTACGGCGTCTGGATCGATCTGCTGCGGACAGTCTCTGACACTGAGCTTTTTTCGAGTCTCAGAGAGGTGTCAACCGACCTGCGCGATGCCCCGTTGGAGCGACTGCCTAACCGTGGACAGTTATTGGACGCCATTGTTCAGGGCCTAAGGGCCGTGACCCAGTCGGAGCAAGCCTTACTGCTGCTCTTTGACGATATTCACTGGTTAGATGAAGCCTCCACCACGCTGTTACACTATGTGTTTCGCTCCCTTGGCCACGGACCATTGCGCATCGCCTGTGCGGCTCGTGGTCAGGAGTTACAGGACAATCCAGCCATATCCAGCCTGCTAAAGTCCCTGCGACGGGCAAATCGGTTACAGGAAGTGGCGGTGCCGCCGCTTTCCCCCGAGGCAGTTTGGACACTGGTGCAACCATTGCCCAATCCCGATCCGGACCATCCCCTCAACCCCCAGCAGATCTATGCGGACAGCGGCGGGAATCCGCTCTTTGCCCTGGAAGCGGCCCGTGCCCTGACTCAAGCCACCAGTACCCTGCCGGATCTGATTGACGATCGCCTGCAACGATTAGATCAAGCCGCTCGGGATCTATTGCCCTGGGCCGCCGCCTTGGGTCGCCGATTTGACCCAGACACCTTGGCATCGGCGGCGGGCTATCTCCCCATGCAGTTTCTCACCGCGATCGAGCAGCTAGAAGCGCAGCAGATCGTTTGCCCAGTGCCCGCAAGTCAGGCCGATGGCGACGGCTACTACGACTTTGCCCACGATTTGGTGCGCCAGGTGGCCTACGACCGTCTATCGCAGCCGCGACGGCGACTCATCCACCGACAGCTCGCCAAAATCCTCAATGCTCAAACCGTAGATGATGACCTGGCGAGCCAGGTGGCTTACCATGCCGAGCTTGCCGATGATCATGCCCTCGCCGCCCAGGCTGCTGCCGCCGCCGCCGCCCGTAGTTTGCGCTTATTTGCCTACAAAGACGTGATTCAACTCGTGGCTCAGGGCCTACATCACTGTCAATTTCTGTCCAGGGGTGAGCGCCTCTGCCTATCGGCCCAGCTCCTGCGAACTCGGGTACTGGCGGGCATGGCCACCGAAGAAAGCGCTATCGTCGAATCTCAGCTACAGCAGCTCACCGCCGAGTTGGAAGGCCTATCGATGCCTGAAGCCGAGCTCATCGTTCAGGAGGCGTTAAACTTTTTGCACTACGATCAGGGCAACCTCGCAACCGTGCATCAGCAGAGCCTCAGGGCCTTGGATGCCTTACCCCCCAGCCCTCAACTCCAGGCCCAGAGCCTGGCGGCCAATGGCTGCTGCTTAGCCGAAATTGAGCGGGACATGGATCGGGCCGAAGCCGTCCTGCTGGAAGCCCAGGCCATCGCAGAACGATTGGGGTTGAAGCTGATTGATGTTGCCACCGGGTTAGGCTGTATCGAGCGGTATCGAGGCCACTACGGACAGGCCCGCACCTACTTGCAGCAGGCCTTACAGCTTGCCCAGAATCAGCGGCATTTTGTGGCCCAGGGATATGCCTTGAGCCAATTGGCCATGACCGGCTGGGACTGGCATCAACCAGACATCGTCGCTGTTCAGGCATTAGTGCAGTTGGCCAAGCGGCTCCCCCAGGGCAGTGAGGGCAGTTTTGCCGCCGCCTTGATGGCGTTGAGTGCCTATGCCGATGATCCGGATGCGACCGAGGCGTTGGATCTAAAGCTGCATCAGTTAAATCAGCTCGACGCCCAGCGCAAGCTAGTCTTTATTGCCAGCCACGCCTGTGAAATCGCCCTGGCCCATCATCAGCAAGCAGCCGCCCGACGCTATGGGACCATGGCCCAGCAAGCGGCTCAGCAGGTGGGGCATCCTAACGATCTGGTAATGACAGGTGCCCTGCAGGTGCTAACTGCCAATCAAGCCGCTGAGCAACAGGCTTCGTGGCAGCAGCTTCAGCACAACCCCGATATCAATGATTGTCGCTGCAGCGCTCGGGCTCGGTCATTATATGAGCAGGCACAACGGGTAATGCAGCCGTCCATGGCCAAGCGGCATACGCTTCAAGATAGCTGCCGACGGAGTGCGGTGAACCAAACGATGTGA
- a CDS encoding peroxiredoxin-like family protein — MSLTQDLADLAQQTAAKLPGEVQAKMAAAAEELANSGITDDSLKQGDRIPDVTLPNATGREVAIGELLKSGPVVISFYRGGWCPYCNLELRALQQALPEIQAQGASLVAISPQTPDNSLSTAQKHEFSFEVLSDVGNRVARQFGLVFTVPAALRSVYQSLGIDLPAYNGDNSFELPLPATYVVNTDGTIAHAFVNSDYKQRQDPDEIVAVLKQLPVVIR, encoded by the coding sequence ATGAGCTTGACCCAAGATCTGGCCGACCTGGCCCAGCAGACAGCCGCCAAACTGCCAGGAGAGGTCCAGGCCAAGATGGCAGCAGCGGCTGAGGAACTAGCCAATTCAGGCATCACCGACGACAGCCTCAAGCAGGGCGATCGCATCCCCGATGTTACTCTGCCCAATGCCACCGGTCGCGAGGTGGCCATCGGTGAGCTACTGAAATCGGGTCCGGTGGTGATTTCCTTCTACCGCGGCGGCTGGTGCCCCTATTGCAACCTGGAGTTGCGGGCCTTGCAACAGGCGTTGCCTGAGATCCAAGCTCAAGGGGCTAGCCTGGTGGCCATTTCGCCTCAGACCCCAGACAATTCTCTCTCCACGGCCCAGAAGCATGAGTTTTCCTTCGAGGTACTCAGCGATGTGGGCAACCGGGTAGCCCGGCAGTTTGGCCTGGTGTTCACGGTGCCGGCAGCCCTGCGTTCCGTCTACCAGTCCTTGGGCATCGATCTGCCTGCCTACAACGGCGATAACAGCTTCGAGCTGCCGCTGCCAGCCACCTATGTGGTCAATACCGACGGCACTATTGCCCACGCCTTCGTCAATAGCGACTACAAACAGCGCCAGGATCCCGACGAGATCGTCGCGGTGCTGAAGCAGCTGCCAGTAGTAATCCGATGA
- a CDS encoding class I SAM-dependent methyltransferase, giving the protein MTTPDTLIPTDSQAAPPFDPDKAEAFAGSLLATLNAGGLSLMISIGHRTHLFDVLADLHPATSQEVADATYLQERYVREWLNAMTVGRIVNYDPASQTYHLPTEHAAFLTRAAKADNIASIFQHIASLGLVEDAIVRCFLAGGGVPYAEFTRFHAVMAEDSGQTVVAALEDQILPIVPGLVDRLKAGIDVLDVGCGSGRALNKLAQLFPASRLVGYDISEDTIAIATNEAQAAGLTNVRFQVKDAAQIDEVERYDLITSFDAVHDQARPNEVLRKIYTALRPEGGVYLMQDIRASSQVQNNLDHPMAPFLYTISCMHCMTVSLAEGGMGLGTMWGREQAMEMLAEVGFQQVELKELPHDIVNDYYVIRKGVIRKGGA; this is encoded by the coding sequence ATGACAACACCGGACACCCTCATCCCAACCGATTCTCAAGCGGCTCCTCCTTTTGACCCCGATAAAGCCGAAGCCTTCGCGGGTAGTCTGCTAGCCACCCTGAATGCTGGTGGGCTGTCGCTGATGATTTCTATCGGTCATCGTACCCACTTATTCGACGTGCTGGCCGACCTGCATCCGGCCACCAGTCAGGAGGTTGCCGATGCGACCTATTTGCAAGAACGCTACGTGCGGGAGTGGCTCAACGCGATGACTGTGGGTCGAATTGTCAATTACGACCCGGCTAGCCAGACCTACCACTTGCCCACCGAACACGCCGCTTTTCTCACCCGCGCTGCTAAAGCAGACAATATTGCCAGCATTTTCCAGCATATTGCGAGCTTGGGCCTAGTCGAAGATGCAATCGTCCGCTGCTTTTTGGCCGGCGGCGGCGTGCCCTATGCAGAATTCACCCGCTTCCATGCGGTGATGGCAGAAGACAGCGGCCAGACCGTTGTCGCTGCCCTGGAAGATCAGATTTTGCCCATCGTGCCAGGTCTGGTGGATCGGCTGAAAGCAGGGATTGACGTGCTGGATGTGGGCTGTGGCTCTGGGCGAGCGCTCAACAAGCTGGCCCAGCTATTCCCGGCCAGTCGGCTGGTGGGCTACGACATTTCAGAAGACACCATTGCGATCGCCACCAATGAAGCTCAGGCGGCTGGCCTCACCAATGTGCGCTTTCAGGTGAAAGATGCTGCCCAAATTGACGAAGTCGAACGCTACGACCTGATCACCAGCTTCGATGCCGTTCACGACCAGGCCCGTCCTAACGAGGTACTGCGCAAAATCTACACCGCTCTGCGTCCAGAAGGTGGGGTCTACCTGATGCAGGATATCCGCGCCTCCAGCCAGGTGCAAAATAACCTGGACCATCCCATGGCCCCGTTCCTGTACACCATTTCCTGCATGCACTGCATGACGGTGTCGCTGGCTGAGGGTGGCATGGGGCTGGGCACCATGTGGGGCCGCGAACAGGCGATGGAAATGCTGGCAGAAGTAGGCTTTCAACAGGTTGAGCTGAAGGAACTGCCCCACGACATCGTCAACGACTATTACGTGATTCGCAAGGGCGTGATTCGCAAAGGAGGGGCGTGA
- a CDS encoding glycosyltransferase family 2 protein → MTATQLASVLVVIPVCNEASTIAGVIQALHRLGLRQVRVVDNGSSDDSAAVAAASGAEVWQDPITGYGQACWRGIQQLPESVQWIVFCDGDGSDDLEALPGLLARRERYDLILGDRTATAPGRAALSPAQRWGNRLATTLIRLGWGYRYRDLGPLRVIRRLALDTLHLRDRGFGWTVEMQVRAVECGLAICEVPVAYHQRQGGRSKISGTVVGSLQAGAVILGTLGRLYWHRWVKAMGFGRSQ, encoded by the coding sequence GTGACGGCTACCCAGCTGGCGTCGGTGCTGGTGGTGATTCCGGTGTGCAATGAAGCCAGCACCATTGCCGGGGTGATTCAAGCCCTGCACCGGCTTGGGTTGCGGCAAGTGCGCGTGGTGGACAATGGCAGCAGCGATGACAGTGCTGCGGTGGCGGCTGCCAGTGGGGCGGAGGTCTGGCAAGACCCAATTACGGGCTATGGGCAAGCCTGCTGGCGGGGCATCCAGCAGCTGCCAGAGTCGGTGCAATGGATTGTATTCTGTGACGGCGATGGCAGCGATGACCTAGAGGCGCTGCCTGGTTTGTTAGCCCGACGGGAGCGCTATGACCTGATCCTGGGCGATCGCACTGCCACTGCCCCTGGCCGGGCCGCCCTCTCCCCGGCCCAACGCTGGGGCAATCGCCTGGCCACGACGCTGATTAGGCTGGGTTGGGGCTATCGCTACCGGGATTTGGGGCCGCTGCGGGTGATCAGGCGGCTGGCCTTAGACACCTTGCACTTACGGGATCGCGGCTTTGGCTGGACGGTGGAGATGCAGGTGCGGGCCGTGGAGTGTGGCTTGGCCATCTGCGAGGTGCCGGTGGCCTATCACCAGCGCCAGGGAGGCCGCTCTAAAATCTCTGGCACCGTCGTGGGCAGCCTGCAGGCGGGGGCCGTGATTCTCGGTACCCTGGGACGGTTGTATTGGCATCGGTGGGTCAAGGCCATGGGCTTCGGGAGGTCACAGTAG
- a CDS encoding P-loop NTPase fold protein, whose amino-acid sequence MEDGHAKPKMSANSHVREYLNYYCRLPCEPRFAVLLKGEWGSGKTWFINRYEEILKERNQKCLYISLYGISNVAEIDDKFFQLLYPIRSSKGMAITGIIVKGLLKGALKIDLNSDGKDDATWNIQIPEINFPERLKDINQSILIFDDLERCSIELGNLLGYINYFVEHQGLKVILIANEDELSKNESYKAIKEKLIGKTFSISPDFRDAMEDFVSQVHNEDAKNFLLKNSEKIRDLYNSKNYQNLRILNQIILEFERIFEKLPGEVKSRSEILENILENFVNFSTEISCGSIHPKDLNKLWEEYNHMLIGDKSSSNPNGKENEEIFYRRIFGRHDFFNSPFPNLYWWEVLFDKGVIDEQELKQSILSSKYFQDENTPDWTKLWHYSELDDDKFNDLIKKVEVDYGNRIFTDIGIIKHIVGLFLKFSDAGVYPRSKQDILEDSKRYIDDLRSKNKLEPFPKSSTLPETIGHIIGGYQSLEFMGKEFEEFEEFCNHLNEIRQLVTIDKIREDALCLLDMMKNDVNKLYRILCFDSSPAQDESEPRYHEIPILNYIPSADFMASILTMKPEEQRNVFSIISERYKYQNINKKLIEELEWLKSVQTLLLEESSCRQGKLSEFRLKEFNTYYLKETIARLATGKETSGEEKLGEVQ is encoded by the coding sequence ATGGAAGACGGTCATGCGAAGCCCAAAATGTCAGCTAATAGTCACGTAAGAGAATATCTAAATTATTACTGTAGACTACCATGTGAGCCTAGATTTGCCGTTTTATTAAAGGGAGAATGGGGCTCTGGGAAAACATGGTTCATAAATAGATATGAGGAGATCCTAAAAGAAAGAAACCAAAAATGCCTGTATATCAGTCTTTATGGAATCAGCAATGTTGCCGAAATAGATGATAAATTTTTCCAGTTGCTGTATCCCATAAGGTCATCAAAAGGAATGGCAATTACTGGGATTATTGTTAAGGGATTATTGAAAGGGGCATTAAAAATCGATTTAAATAGTGATGGTAAGGATGATGCTACTTGGAATATTCAAATTCCAGAAATCAATTTTCCTGAGCGCTTAAAGGATATCAATCAAAGTATTTTGATATTTGATGACCTAGAACGTTGCAGTATAGAGCTCGGAAATTTACTAGGATATATAAACTATTTTGTAGAGCATCAAGGCTTGAAGGTAATTCTTATTGCAAATGAAGATGAGCTAAGCAAAAACGAAAGCTACAAAGCCATAAAAGAAAAATTGATTGGCAAGACATTTAGTATATCTCCTGATTTTAGAGATGCGATGGAAGATTTTGTATCTCAAGTCCATAATGAAGACGCTAAAAATTTCTTACTTAAAAACTCCGAAAAAATAAGAGATCTATACAACAGCAAAAATTATCAAAATCTAAGAATCCTGAATCAGATTATTTTGGAATTTGAAAGGATTTTTGAAAAATTACCAGGCGAGGTAAAGAGCCGATCGGAGATCCTAGAAAATATATTAGAAAACTTTGTAAATTTTTCCACCGAAATTAGTTGTGGTTCGATACATCCCAAAGATTTGAATAAGCTATGGGAAGAGTATAATCATATGCTAATAGGTGATAAAAGTTCTTCCAATCCAAATGGAAAAGAAAATGAGGAGATTTTTTACCGAAGAATTTTTGGGAGACATGACTTTTTTAATAGTCCATTCCCAAATCTATATTGGTGGGAGGTACTCTTTGATAAGGGAGTTATAGACGAACAGGAATTAAAGCAATCAATACTAAGTAGCAAGTATTTTCAAGATGAAAATACGCCTGACTGGACAAAATTGTGGCATTACTCAGAACTTGACGATGACAAATTCAATGATTTGATCAAGAAAGTTGAGGTTGACTATGGCAACAGAATATTCACCGATATTGGCATCATAAAACATATAGTTGGACTTTTCCTAAAGTTCTCTGATGCCGGAGTTTATCCTAGATCCAAACAGGATATCCTAGAAGATTCTAAAAGGTATATTGACGATCTTAGGAGTAAAAATAAATTAGAGCCTTTCCCTAAATCTTCAACTTTACCTGAAACGATTGGTCATATCATAGGCGGTTACCAAAGCCTTGAATTTATGGGGAAAGAATTTGAGGAATTCGAGGAATTTTGCAATCATCTCAATGAAATTAGGCAGTTGGTTACGATTGATAAAATCCGTGAGGACGCTCTATGCCTGCTTGATATGATGAAAAATGACGTGAATAAGCTGTATAGGATTCTTTGCTTCGACAGTTCTCCTGCTCAAGATGAGTCAGAGCCAAGGTATCATGAGATCCCGATATTAAACTATATACCTTCTGCTGATTTTATGGCAAGCATACTTACCATGAAACCTGAGGAGCAACGGAATGTCTTCTCAATAATTTCTGAAAGATATAAGTATCAGAACATTAATAAAAAATTGATTGAAGAATTGGAATGGCTAAAATCAGTCCAGACTTTATTGTTAGAGGAATCTTCCTGTAGGCAAGGTAAGCTTAGTGAATTTCGTTTAAAAGAATTCAACACGTATTATCTGAAAGAAACAATTGCTAGGCTTGCCACTGGGAAAGAAACTTCTGGAGAAGAGAAACTAGGCGAGGTCCAATAG
- a CDS encoding acyl-CoA dehydrogenase family protein — MTVIQDRYPTKISDWPTDPRAIAHEVANDLSQTEQDRDRIAGIPDDEVPLLKESGLLPLMVPKAHGGAGASWPEAMDIVKILAKADSSTAQLYGYHLLLSVVPHLIGTTEQATHYYRETAQHNIFWANAINTRDRRLKLEPDGNGFRAIGIKTFCTGAVVADRLICAAAQPGNPLPAMVVVPGNRAGLTYNHDWDVLGQRRTASGSFTFENVRVEPAEILGPPPNLESAFPTVLGVGGLLVLSAIFTGIAEGALETTLAYTQTKARPWETATVEKATDDPYALRRYGELWAQLQGAISLTQQATAQFQWAWDKEQALTYAERGEVAIAAAAAKTLSIQVGLAITNQMFDLMGARSVANRYGYDHYWRNLRTLTLHDPLDYKLFDIGNWVVNGTAPVPSSYA, encoded by the coding sequence ATGACTGTTATACAAGACCGCTATCCAACTAAGATCTCCGACTGGCCGACAGACCCTAGAGCCATCGCCCATGAAGTTGCCAATGACCTCAGTCAAACCGAGCAAGATCGCGATCGCATCGCGGGCATTCCCGATGACGAAGTCCCGCTACTGAAAGAGTCCGGGCTGCTGCCCTTGATGGTGCCCAAAGCCCATGGCGGTGCTGGGGCCAGCTGGCCAGAAGCCATGGACATCGTCAAGATCCTAGCCAAAGCGGATAGTTCGACCGCTCAGCTCTACGGCTATCACCTGCTGCTGTCGGTGGTGCCCCACCTGATTGGCACTACCGAACAAGCCACTCATTACTATCGGGAAACGGCCCAGCACAATATCTTTTGGGCCAACGCCATCAACACCCGCGACAGGCGGTTAAAGTTGGAGCCCGACGGGAATGGATTTCGAGCCATCGGTATCAAAACCTTTTGCACCGGAGCCGTGGTGGCAGACCGACTGATTTGTGCCGCCGCCCAACCGGGTAATCCGCTGCCTGCCATGGTTGTGGTTCCTGGCAATCGCGCTGGCCTCACCTATAACCACGACTGGGATGTGTTGGGGCAGCGCCGCACCGCCAGCGGTAGCTTTACCTTTGAGAATGTGCGGGTAGAGCCCGCCGAAATCCTGGGACCACCGCCGAATCTGGAGAGTGCCTTCCCCACCGTGCTGGGGGTAGGCGGCCTGCTGGTGCTGTCGGCAATTTTTACAGGGATTGCCGAAGGGGCGCTGGAAACCACCCTCGCCTACACCCAGACCAAAGCTCGCCCCTGGGAAACCGCCACGGTGGAAAAGGCCACAGACGATCCCTATGCGCTGCGCCGATATGGCGAACTGTGGGCGCAGCTGCAAGGGGCGATCTCCCTTACCCAGCAGGCCACGGCCCAGTTCCAGTGGGCCTGGGATAAAGAACAAGCTCTGACCTATGCAGAACGCGGCGAAGTTGCCATTGCTGCCGCCGCCGCCAAAACCCTATCTATCCAGGTGGGGTTGGCCATCACTAACCAGATGTTTGACCTGATGGGGGCGCGATCAGTCGCTAATCGCTATGGCTATGACCATTACTGGCGCAACCTGCGCACCCTGACCCTACACGACCCGCTGGACTACAAGCTGTTCGACATCGGCAACTGGGTGGTGAATGGCACAGCCCCAGTCCCCAGTTCTTATGCGTAA